The Pangasianodon hypophthalmus isolate fPanHyp1 chromosome 13, fPanHyp1.pri, whole genome shotgun sequence genome includes a window with the following:
- the arl5c gene encoding putative ADP-ribosylation factor-like protein 5C isoform X2 has product MGVLFAKLMTVFGDREHKVIIVGLDNAGKTTILYQFLTKEAVHTTPTIGSNVEEISVKKTRFLVWDIGGQEALRASWNTYYCNTEIVILVVDSTDRERLTLTKEELHTMLAHEDLQNASVLVLANKQDMKNSMTAAEISQSLTLSSLTAHSWHVQACCALTGEG; this is encoded by the exons ATGGGAGTACTCTTTGCCAAACTCATGACGGTATTCGGAGACAGAG aACACAAGGTGATCATTGTGGGCTTGGATAATGCTGGGAAGACTACCATCCTCTACCAGTT TTTGACTAAAGAGGCTGTGCATACCACACCTACTATTGGCAGCAATGTGGAGGAAATCTCTGTCAAGAAAACACGCTTCCTTGTTTGGGACATTGGGGGTCAGGAGGCCCTCCGAGCCAGCTGGAACACCTATTACTGCaatacagag ATTGTGATTCTGGTAGTAGACAGCACAGATCGGGAGCGTTTGACCCTTACGAAAGAGGAGCTACATACGATGCTTGCACATGAG gatcTGCAGAATGCCTCAGTGCTGGTTTTAGCCAATAAGCAGGATATGAAGAACAGCATGACAGCAGCAGAGATTTCCCAGAGTCTTACCCTCAGTTCTCTCACAGCTCACTCCTGGCACGTCCAGGCCTGCTGCGCCCTTACTGGAGAGGGGTGA
- the arl5c gene encoding putative ADP-ribosylation factor-like protein 5C isoform X1, translating to MGVLFAKLMTVFGDREHKVIIVGLDNAGKTTILYQFLTKEAVHTTPTIGSNVEEISVKKTRFLVWDIGGQEALRASWNTYYCNTEIVILVVDSTDRERLTLTKEELHTMLAHEDLQNASVLVLANKQDMKNSMTAAEISQSLTLSSLTAHSWHVQACCALTGEGLPASLDWMRSRVMAN from the exons ATGGGAGTACTCTTTGCCAAACTCATGACGGTATTCGGAGACAGAG aACACAAGGTGATCATTGTGGGCTTGGATAATGCTGGGAAGACTACCATCCTCTACCAGTT TTTGACTAAAGAGGCTGTGCATACCACACCTACTATTGGCAGCAATGTGGAGGAAATCTCTGTCAAGAAAACACGCTTCCTTGTTTGGGACATTGGGGGTCAGGAGGCCCTCCGAGCCAGCTGGAACACCTATTACTGCaatacagag ATTGTGATTCTGGTAGTAGACAGCACAGATCGGGAGCGTTTGACCCTTACGAAAGAGGAGCTACATACGATGCTTGCACATGAG gatcTGCAGAATGCCTCAGTGCTGGTTTTAGCCAATAAGCAGGATATGAAGAACAGCATGACAGCAGCAGAGATTTCCCAGAGTCTTACCCTCAGTTCTCTCACAGCTCACTCCTGGCACGTCCAGGCCTGCTGCGCCCTTACTGGAGAGGG TTTACCAGCAAGTCTGGACTGGATGCGTTCCCGAGTTATGGCAAACTAG
- the LOC128319836 gene encoding voltage-dependent L-type calcium channel subunit beta-1-like has translation MLIGLDCVIWGHCLAQGPFLVHSEPKREGSVMERACPQDYQTELGGKKPLRTSRSQLQAGGRGLSRQDTFDSETQGSRDSAYTDDMETDPYEEPESCRSRLNPAHHTPRQASWEDEGAEPDQENLNLAPPMTNQHHRGRAHLRERYCQDVEAGETTVGHNQNQEEWNRDVYIR, from the coding sequence atgCTGATTGGCCTCGACTGTGTGATTTGGGGACATTGCTTGGCACAGGGGCCATTTCTTGTGCACAGTGAGCCAAAGAGGGAGGGGTCTGTCATGGAACGGGCCTGCCCCCAGGACTATCAGACCGAGCTGGGCGGCAAGAAGCCACTGCGCACTTCACGCAGTCAGTTACAAGCCGGGGGGCGTGGCTTATCACGACAGGACACATTTGATTCGGAGACACAGGGCAGTCGCGACTCGGCCTACACAGATGACATGGAAACAGATCCATACGAGGAGCCAGAATCCTGTCGCAGCCGGTTAAACCCTGCCCACCACACCCCACGACAGGCATCCTGGGAGGATGAGGGGGCAGAACCAGATCAGGAGAACCTCAACCTAGCACCGccaatgaccaatcagcatCACCGTGGGCGGGCCCACCTGAGGGAGCGCTACTGTCAAGATGTAGAGGCCGGTGAGACCACGGTAGGCCACAACCAAAACCAGGAGGAGTGGAACAGAGACGTGTACATCCGCTAA